In Ipomoea triloba cultivar NCNSP0323 chromosome 7, ASM357664v1, a single genomic region encodes these proteins:
- the LOC116024988 gene encoding LRR receptor-like serine/threonine-protein kinase EFR: MEVMKKMMRHHKTLSFFYFTSSSSAALFTLHLLLFCLICSVTHSSFASSNETDRLALLEFKHRISDDPNGVFLNSWNDSVHHCGWQGVSCGHRHPRVVGLELPEMGLVGTISPHIGNLTFLRDLDLRMNMLQGEIPGEIGGLFRLRLLSLSMNALTGEVAKLNLTGCVHLRDSILLKMASRGTSLPLI; encoded by the coding sequence ATGGaggtgatgaagaagatgatgaggcATCACAAAACCCTCTCATTCTTTTATTTCACATCCTCATCATCAGCTGCTCTATTTACTCTCCATCTTCTTCTGTTTTGCTTAATATGTAGTGTTACCCATTCCTCCTTTGCATCATCAAATGAAACCGATAGACTTGCTCTTTTAGAGTTTAAACACCGGATTTCTGATGATCCCAATGGAGTATTTCTTAACTCCTGGAATGACTCTGTGCACCATTGTGGTTGGCAAGGAGTGAGCTGTGGCCATCGACACCCACGAGTTGTGGGTTTGGAGCTTCCTGAGATGGGGTTGGTGGGAACCATATCTCCTCATATTGGAAATCTCACTTTCCTCAGGGATCTTGATCTCCGTATGAATATGTTGCAAGGTGAAATTCCAGGAGAGATTGGTGGTTTGTTTCGACTAAGACTTCTCTCCCTGTCTATGAATGCCCTGACGGGAGAAGTGGCTAAGCTTAATCTCACCGGCTGCGTACATCTTAGGGACTCTATTTTGCTAAAAATGGCCTCCAGGGGAACCTCCCTACCGCTAATTTGA